One Planktothrix serta PCC 8927 DNA segment encodes these proteins:
- the glyQ gene encoding glycine--tRNA ligase subunit alpha — MNFQSIIATLNQFWSDRGCLIAQSYDTEKGAGTMNPHTFLRAIGPEPWSVAYVEPCRRPTDGRYGENPNRFQHYYQYQVLIKPSPDNIQEVYLDSLRLLGIHPEDHDIRFVEDNWESPTLGAWGVGWEVWLDGMEITQFTYFQQCGSIDCRPVSIEITYGLERLAMYLQNVDAMTKISWTDTINYGDVHLQGEIEQCTYNFEASNPEFLFTLFGLYEQEAEQLIEKGLVLPSLDYVLKCSHSFNLLDARGVIAVTERTRYIGRIRNLARRVAQRYLEQRELLEFPLKRG, encoded by the coding sequence GTGAATTTTCAATCAATTATTGCAACCTTGAATCAATTTTGGAGCGATCGCGGCTGTTTGATTGCTCAATCCTATGATACCGAAAAAGGGGCGGGAACGATGAATCCCCATACCTTTTTACGAGCAATTGGCCCTGAACCCTGGTCTGTGGCTTATGTAGAGCCCTGTCGTCGTCCGACCGATGGCCGTTATGGAGAAAACCCCAACCGTTTTCAACATTATTATCAATATCAAGTGTTAATTAAACCCTCTCCTGATAATATTCAAGAGGTTTATTTAGACTCGTTGAGACTATTAGGAATTCACCCGGAAGATCATGATATTCGGTTTGTGGAAGATAACTGGGAATCTCCGACTTTAGGAGCCTGGGGGGTAGGTTGGGAAGTGTGGTTAGATGGGATGGAAATTACTCAATTTACCTATTTTCAACAATGCGGGAGTATTGATTGCCGTCCTGTTTCTATTGAGATTACTTATGGGTTAGAACGTCTGGCAATGTATCTGCAAAATGTAGATGCAATGACGAAAATTTCATGGACAGATACAATTAATTATGGGGATGTTCACTTACAAGGAGAAATTGAACAATGTACCTATAATTTTGAAGCATCTAATCCTGAATTCTTGTTTACATTGTTTGGATTATATGAACAAGAAGCCGAACAATTAATTGAAAAAGGGTTAGTATTACCCAGTTTAGATTATGTTCTTAAATGTTCCCATAGTTTCAATTTATTGGATGCTAGAGGGGTAATTGCTGTTACAGAACGCACTCGTTATATTGGTCGAATTCGGAATTTAGCCAGACGAGTCGCTCAACGCTATTTAGAACAGCGAGAACTGTTAGAATTTCCCCTAAAAAGGGGTTAA
- a CDS encoding long-chain acyl-[acyl-carrier-protein] reductase: MFGLIGHLTSLEHAQAVARDLGYPEYADQGLDFWCSAPPQIVDHIKVTSITGQIIEGKYVESCFLPEMLASRRIKAATRKIINAMAHAQKNGINITALGGFSSIIFENFNLEQIQQVRNIKLEFERFTTGNTHTAYIICRQVEHESARLGIDLAKATVAVCGATGDIGSAVCRWLNRHTEAGELLLIAREKERLNALQEELGRGKIMGLEAALPQADIIVWVASMPKGVEINPETLKKPCLLIDGGYPKNLATKIQHPEIFILDGGIVEHALDIDWKIMKIVDMKLPGRQLFACFAESMLLEFEKMYTNFSWGRNQITIEKMQKIGEVSVKHGFKPLALSL; the protein is encoded by the coding sequence ATGTTTGGTTTAATCGGTCATCTTACCAGCCTAGAACACGCCCAAGCCGTAGCCAGAGATTTAGGATATCCTGAATATGCTGACCAGGGGTTAGATTTTTGGTGTAGCGCCCCGCCTCAAATCGTTGATCATATTAAAGTCACGAGTATTACAGGCCAAATCATTGAAGGCAAATATGTGGAATCTTGTTTTTTGCCAGAAATGTTAGCCAGTCGTCGGATTAAAGCCGCAACTCGCAAAATCATTAATGCTATGGCTCATGCTCAAAAAAATGGCATTAATATCACCGCTTTAGGAGGATTTTCCTCGATTATTTTTGAAAATTTTAACTTAGAACAAATTCAACAAGTTCGTAATATTAAGTTAGAGTTTGAACGGTTTACTACCGGAAATACCCACACCGCTTATATTATCTGTCGTCAGGTAGAACATGAATCGGCTAGGTTAGGGATTGATTTAGCTAAGGCTACCGTTGCTGTTTGTGGAGCCACAGGGGATATTGGCAGTGCGGTTTGTCGTTGGCTTAACCGCCACACAGAGGCCGGAGAATTGTTATTAATTGCCCGTGAAAAGGAACGCCTCAATGCTTTACAGGAAGAATTAGGGCGGGGGAAAATTATGGGATTAGAAGCAGCTTTACCTCAAGCGGATATTATTGTTTGGGTGGCTAGTATGCCTAAAGGGGTAGAAATTAATCCTGAGACGTTGAAAAAACCCTGTTTGCTGATTGATGGTGGTTATCCTAAGAATTTAGCTACAAAAATCCAGCATCCTGAAATTTTTATTTTAGACGGGGGAATCGTTGAACACGCCCTTGATATTGACTGGAAAATTATGAAAATTGTCGATATGAAGTTACCCGGTCGTCAGCTATTTGCCTGTTTTGCAGAATCAATGTTACTAGAATTTGAGAAAATGTACACCAATTTTTCTTGGGGTCGAAATCAAATTACTATTGAAAAAATGCAAAAAATTGGCGAGGTTTCTGTAAAACATGGGTTTAAACCTTTAGCTTTGTCATTGTAA
- a CDS encoding DUF29 domain-containing protein, with protein MTSSTKNKLQELYQSDDYLWLKQTIELLKIKDFESLDIENLIEELESLGRSEFNKIRSLSRQIIIHLLLLEYWQPEYDINYRHWQAEIIAFRDDLSHELTTTLKNKLIPELDSIYHVAVSLVSKKTGLSQNIFPPVCPYPVEQLLEDNWYPQNN; from the coding sequence ATGACAAGTTCAACTAAAAATAAACTTCAAGAATTGTATCAAAGCGACGATTACTTATGGTTAAAACAAACCATTGAATTATTAAAAATAAAAGACTTTGAAAGTTTAGATATAGAAAATTTAATTGAGGAGTTAGAAAGTTTGGGAAGAAGTGAATTTAATAAAATTAGAAGTCTTTCAAGGCAGATTATTATTCATCTTCTTTTGTTAGAATATTGGCAGCCAGAGTATGATATAAATTATCGGCATTGGCAAGCAGAAATCATTGCTTTTCGAGATGATTTAAGTCATGAATTAACGACGACTTTAAAAAACAAGCTAATTCCAGAATTAGACTCTATCTATCATGTTGCTGTGAGTTTAGTCAGTAAAAAAACAGGTTTATCTCAAAATATATTTCCTCCTGTTTGCCCTTATCCTGTTGAACAATTATTAGAGGATAATTGGTATCCACAAAATAATTAA
- a CDS encoding pentapeptide repeat-containing protein: MKSSDIIERYLRGERDFRGLDLTAENLIGVTLNQANFSTSSLKDASLARAYLERCFLIDTNLNGAFLYGTNLSYAKMKGSHLIEADLTKANLKGAQLNCVDLTGAKLSGAILLCVNLFRANLTGVNLCGANLNGINLRSANLEKANLNWTNLSGARLSGANLKGAQLNGVKLNGAFLNGLELDGIDLSGLELNNVKLSGAKLSGANLMGTALQAAQMRFTHLEGANLQQADLQESVLKGGQFVSVNLMKGNLRDADLRNADLSHANLNLADLSGANLTGANLQGAYLWGTNLDGACLEGANLTGASLRNAKLNGADLQDAILSGATMPNGRVY, from the coding sequence ATGAAAAGTAGTGACATTATTGAACGATATCTTCGGGGCGAACGGGATTTTCGAGGATTAGACCTGACGGCTGAAAATTTAATTGGCGTGACGCTCAATCAAGCAAATTTCTCAACTTCAAGTTTAAAAGATGCTTCTCTGGCAAGGGCTTATTTAGAACGTTGTTTTTTAATAGATACTAACTTAAATGGAGCTTTTTTATATGGGACAAATTTAAGTTATGCTAAAATGAAAGGCAGTCATTTAATTGAAGCCGATTTAACCAAAGCTAACCTAAAAGGAGCCCAGTTAAATTGTGTTGATTTAACGGGTGCTAAACTGAGTGGTGCGATTCTTTTGTGTGTGAATTTGTTCCGTGCTAATTTAACCGGAGTAAATTTATGCGGGGCAAATTTAAACGGAATTAACCTCCGGTCTGCCAATTTAGAAAAAGCCAATTTAAACTGGACAAATTTAAGCGGCGCTAGACTCAGTGGGGCGAATTTAAAAGGAGCGCAGTTAAATGGAGTGAAATTGAATGGGGCGTTTCTCAATGGATTAGAGTTAGATGGAATTGATTTGAGTGGGTTAGAACTCAATAACGTTAAATTGAGTGGGGCTAAATTGTCCGGTGCTAACTTAATGGGAACCGCATTACAAGCTGCTCAAATGCGATTTACCCACTTAGAAGGCGCGAATTTACAACAAGCGGATTTGCAGGAGAGTGTTTTAAAAGGAGGACAATTTGTTTCAGTTAATTTAATGAAAGGTAACTTACGCGATGCCGATTTGAGAAATGCCGATTTGAGTCACGCCAATCTAAATTTAGCCGATTTATCCGGCGCAAACTTAACAGGTGCTAATCTTCAAGGTGCTTATTTGTGGGGAACTAATTTAGATGGAGCTTGTTTAGAAGGAGCGAATTTAACAGGTGCAAGTTTGCGAAATGCGAAACTGAATGGGGCTGATTTGCAAGATGCTATTTTATCTGGGGCAACCATGCCCAACGGTCGGGTTTATTAA
- a CDS encoding dienelactone hydrolase family protein, producing the protein MNILKKYSVFILLVIAILIAPVWTILTSAQTPNTLQTQVIEYRQGDAVLEGYLAYDSSQTGKRPGVLVVHEWKGLDEYAKKRTEQLASLGYIAFAADIYGKGIRPQTAEEAKTQATLYRSNRALLRERVNAALTELRKQPQTDSERLAAIGYCFGGTTVLELARSGTDVDGVVSFHGGLDSPNPQDGKQIKSKVLVLHGADDPLVSPEDIKAFEKEMREGNVDWQMVSYGRTVHSFTNPKSGNDPSKGVAYNPDSDRRSFEAMKLFFEEIF; encoded by the coding sequence ATGAACATCCTCAAAAAATATTCTGTTTTTATTCTTTTGGTGATTGCGATTTTGATAGCTCCCGTTTGGACAATCTTAACATCCGCTCAAACTCCCAACACTTTACAAACACAAGTCATTGAATATCGCCAAGGAGATGCCGTTTTAGAGGGCTATTTAGCTTATGATTCCTCACAAACAGGGAAACGTCCAGGGGTGTTAGTTGTGCATGAATGGAAAGGGTTAGATGAGTATGCAAAAAAACGGACAGAACAACTAGCCAGTTTGGGTTATATCGCCTTTGCTGCGGATATTTATGGTAAAGGAATTCGACCCCAAACCGCAGAGGAAGCCAAAACCCAAGCCACTCTTTACCGCAGTAACCGGGCGTTATTACGAGAACGAGTTAATGCCGCTTTAACAGAACTTCGTAAACAACCCCAAACCGATAGTGAACGTTTAGCTGCTATTGGCTATTGTTTTGGAGGAACAACGGTTTTAGAATTAGCAAGAAGTGGTACTGATGTGGATGGTGTGGTAAGTTTTCATGGGGGTTTAGATAGTCCTAATCCCCAAGATGGGAAACAAATTAAAAGCAAAGTTTTAGTGTTACATGGTGCGGATGATCCGTTAGTTTCTCCAGAAGATATTAAAGCATTTGAGAAGGAAATGCGAGAGGGGAATGTAGATTGGCAAATGGTGAGTTATGGTAGAACTGTTCATAGTTTTACGAATCCCAAATCAGGAAATGATCCCTCTAAAGGAGTAGCCTATAATCCCGATTCTGATCGACGTTCTTTTGAAGCGATGAAACTATTTTTTGAGGAGATTTTTTAA
- the cobA gene encoding uroporphyrinogen-III C-methyltransferase: MIRQKGKVYLVGAGLGEIAYLTLQAQGLLSQAEVLIYDALVDDSILTLIPANCLKLEVGKRGGQPSTPQSEINQLLVEYCLRGKQVIRLKGGDPFIFGRTTSEIQALIESQCDFEVIPGLSSALAAPTLAYIPLTDPVMSRCFAVMTGHDLEALDWQIVSQIETLVILMGGRNLGEIVHQLLRHERLPKTPIALIKSGGCPQQIVWVGTLNDIVERTANESLSPCVIVVGEVVRLRDFLNPSQQSWGQDQLPKNSSLNLATMNQPLFGKTILVTRSAEQSSQFSELLKEQGATVIEMPALVITPPSSWEGLDQAIKQLEITSETFFDWLILTSSNGVEYFFDRLMTLGKDIRSLGKTKIAVVGKKTAASLQERCLKPDFIPPDFVADSLVENFPESLEGKRILFPRVETGGREVLVQELTAKGATIVEVAAYESGCPHNIPPEVLEALQHKIIDVITFASSKTVKNFCQLIQSLPEQSLPPNYLDGICIASIGPQTSKSCQSLLGRVDVEPQEYTLEGLTQAILNQYL; this comes from the coding sequence ATGATCAGGCAAAAAGGAAAAGTTTATTTAGTTGGAGCAGGGTTAGGAGAAATTGCTTATCTAACCCTACAAGCTCAAGGGTTACTCTCCCAAGCAGAAGTTTTAATTTATGATGCTTTAGTAGATGATTCTATTTTAACATTAATTCCTGCCAATTGCTTAAAATTAGAAGTGGGAAAACGGGGTGGACAACCTAGCACTCCCCAATCAGAAATCAATCAATTATTAGTTGAATATTGCCTCCGAGGAAAACAAGTTATTCGTTTAAAAGGAGGCGATCCGTTTATTTTTGGGCGCACGACTTCCGAAATTCAAGCATTAATTGAATCTCAATGTGACTTTGAAGTCATCCCCGGACTTTCATCAGCTTTAGCCGCCCCTACTCTCGCCTATATTCCCCTTACAGATCCGGTGATGAGTCGTTGTTTTGCTGTTATGACTGGCCATGATTTAGAAGCATTAGATTGGCAAATTGTTTCCCAAATTGAAACCTTAGTGATTTTAATGGGAGGACGAAATTTAGGTGAAATTGTCCATCAACTCCTCCGTCATGAACGACTCCCTAAAACCCCTATTGCTCTAATTAAATCTGGGGGTTGTCCTCAACAAATAGTTTGGGTAGGTACATTAAATGATATTGTAGAAAGAACAGCAAATGAATCCTTATCTCCCTGTGTGATTGTGGTGGGTGAAGTTGTCCGCTTGCGTGATTTTCTCAACCCTTCCCAACAATCTTGGGGACAGGATCAACTGCCCAAAAATTCTAGCTTAAATCTGGCTACTATGAATCAACCCCTATTTGGTAAAACAATATTAGTGACTCGTTCAGCAGAACAATCGAGTCAATTTAGTGAATTACTAAAAGAACAGGGAGCAACTGTTATTGAAATGCCCGCCTTAGTGATTACGCCTCCCTCTAGTTGGGAAGGGTTAGATCAAGCCATTAAACAGTTAGAAATAACTTCTGAAACCTTTTTTGATTGGTTGATTTTAACTTCTTCTAATGGAGTTGAATACTTCTTTGATCGCTTAATGACTCTCGGAAAAGATATCCGCAGCTTAGGGAAAACAAAAATAGCAGTAGTAGGCAAAAAAACCGCCGCTAGTTTGCAAGAACGCTGCTTAAAACCTGATTTTATTCCTCCTGACTTTGTAGCTGATTCCCTGGTTGAAAATTTTCCCGAATCTTTGGAAGGTAAAAGAATTTTATTCCCCAGAGTGGAAACCGGAGGACGGGAAGTTTTAGTTCAAGAATTAACCGCAAAAGGAGCAACAATTGTGGAAGTGGCTGCTTATGAATCGGGTTGTCCCCATAATATTCCTCCAGAAGTTTTAGAGGCTTTACAACATAAAATTATTGATGTCATTACCTTTGCAAGTTCTAAGACCGTTAAAAATTTCTGTCAATTAATTCAATCCCTCCCTGAACAATCTTTACCTCCTAATTATTTAGATGGGATTTGTATTGCTTCTATTGGCCCCCAAACCTCTAAAAGTTGTCAAAGTTTATTAGGACGGGTAGATGTCGAACCTCAAGAATATACTTTAGAAGGATTAACCCAAGCTATTCTTAATCAATATCTCTGA
- a CDS encoding aldehyde oxygenase (deformylating), protein MPQLEAILAIDFQSETYKDAYSRINAIVIEGEQEAYDNYIKLGKMLPEQQEDLARLAKMEMRHKKGFQSCGKNLAVTPDMEFAREFFSSLHQNFKEAADESKLVTCLLIQSLIIECFAIAAYNIYIPVADDFARKITEGVVKDEYLHLNFGEEWLKAHFETSKAELEVANRQNLPIIWKMLNQVADDAEVLGMEKEALVEDFMIAYGEALSNIGFSTRDIMRMSAYGLAAA, encoded by the coding sequence ATGCCACAGCTTGAAGCTATTCTAGCGATTGACTTCCAATCTGAAACCTATAAGGATGCCTATAGCAGGATTAACGCCATTGTGATTGAAGGAGAGCAGGAAGCCTACGACAATTACATCAAGCTGGGTAAAATGTTACCAGAGCAGCAAGAGGATTTAGCGCGTTTAGCCAAAATGGAAATGCGCCATAAAAAGGGGTTTCAATCCTGTGGTAAGAACTTAGCAGTCACACCGGACATGGAATTTGCTCGTGAGTTCTTTTCTTCCTTGCACCAAAATTTTAAGGAGGCAGCCGATGAAAGTAAACTTGTCACCTGCTTGCTGATTCAATCTTTAATTATTGAATGCTTTGCGATCGCAGCTTACAACATTTACATTCCCGTTGCAGATGATTTTGCCCGCAAAATTACCGAAGGGGTGGTTAAAGACGAGTATCTGCACCTCAATTTTGGGGAAGAATGGCTGAAAGCACATTTTGAAACCTCCAAAGCCGAACTCGAAGTGGCTAACCGCCAAAATCTTCCGATTATTTGGAAAATGCTCAACCAAGTAGCCGATGATGCTGAAGTTCTGGGAATGGAAAAAGAAGCTTTAGTCGAGGATTTTATGATTGCTTATGGGGAAGCTCTAAGCAATATCGGGTTTTCAACCCGCGATATTATGCGGATGTCCGCCTACGGTCTCGCCGCAGCCTAA
- the rsmH gene encoding 16S rRNA (cytosine(1402)-N(4))-methyltransferase RsmH, which yields MSDIEVVEENTQTPFVHIPVLSRELIAGLEICAGGEYLDATVGGGGHSLLLLQAGENIRLTAIDQDQEAIAATRVKFEQTNPSLLERVQFWQGNFTQYNPKSKQFDGIIADLGVSSYQFDQPERGFSFRHTAPLDMRMNQQQSLTAAEIINRWDEKKLADIFYQYGEERLSRRIAKRIVEKRPFQTTTDLANAIANCVPGSYRHGRIHPATRVFQALRIAVNQELTCLEKFLDQAQYWLKPGGRIGVISFHSLEDRIVKHRLKDSPILQVLTKKPIQPQPDELNHNHRSRSAKLRLAERKIIES from the coding sequence TTGTCTGACATCGAAGTAGTGGAAGAAAATACTCAAACCCCCTTTGTCCATATTCCCGTATTGAGTCGGGAATTAATTGCAGGTTTAGAAATTTGTGCGGGAGGAGAATATTTAGATGCTACCGTAGGCGGTGGCGGACATAGTTTGTTATTGTTGCAAGCGGGGGAGAATATTCGATTAACAGCAATTGACCAAGATCAAGAGGCGATCGCTGCTACTCGTGTTAAATTTGAACAAACAAATCCCTCTCTATTGGAAAGAGTGCAGTTTTGGCAAGGAAACTTTACTCAATATAACCCAAAAAGCAAACAATTTGATGGAATTATTGCGGATTTAGGAGTGAGTTCCTATCAGTTTGATCAGCCAGAAAGAGGGTTTAGTTTTCGCCATACCGCACCTTTAGATATGCGGATGAATCAACAACAATCCTTAACGGCGGCGGAGATTATTAATCGTTGGGATGAGAAGAAATTAGCGGATATTTTTTATCAATATGGGGAAGAACGGTTATCGAGACGCATTGCTAAACGAATTGTAGAAAAACGGCCATTTCAAACCACAACAGATTTAGCAAATGCGATCGCTAATTGTGTTCCGGGGAGTTATCGTCATGGACGGATTCATCCGGCTACCCGTGTTTTTCAAGCCTTAAGAATTGCGGTAAATCAAGAGTTAACTTGTTTAGAAAAGTTTTTAGATCAAGCTCAATATTGGTTAAAACCTGGAGGTAGAATTGGGGTGATTAGTTTTCATAGTTTAGAAGATAGAATCGTTAAACATCGGTTAAAAGATTCTCCTATTTTACAGGTATTAACTAAAAAACCGATTCAACCCCAACCCGATGAACTTAATCATAATCACCGTTCTCGTTCAGCAAAATTAAGATTAGCAGAACGAAAGATCATAGAATCCTAA
- a CDS encoding NAD(P)H-quinone oxidoreductase subunit H, translating to MSRIETRTEPMVLNMGPHHPSMHGVLRLIVTLDGEDVVDCEPVIGYLHRGMEKIAESRSVVMYVPYVSRWDYAAGMFNEAVTVNAPEQLAGVTVPKRAQYIRVIMLELNRIANHLLWLGPFLADVGAQTPFFYIFRERELIYDLWEAATGYRMVNNNYFRIGGVAADLPYGWVEKCRDFCDYFGPKIDEYERLITNNPIFRRRIEGLGTITREQAINWGLSGPMLRASGVKWDLRKVDHYECYDELDWDVQWDTGGDCFARYIVRIREMRESVKILYQALDALPGGPYENLEAKRMMEGPKSDWNSFDYQFIGKKIAPTFKIPKGEHYVRIESGKGELGIYIIGDDNVFPWRFKIRAADFCNLPILSELVRGEKIADLVAILGSIDIIMGSVDR from the coding sequence GATGGGGAAGATGTGGTGGACTGTGAACCCGTCATCGGGTATCTGCATCGCGGTATGGAAAAAATCGCCGAAAGTCGCAGCGTTGTCATGTACGTTCCCTATGTTAGCCGTTGGGACTATGCGGCAGGAATGTTCAACGAAGCGGTCACGGTCAACGCGCCTGAACAATTAGCGGGAGTGACCGTCCCCAAACGGGCCCAATATATTCGGGTGATTATGCTGGAACTCAACCGCATCGCTAATCACCTGTTATGGCTTGGCCCGTTCTTGGCTGACGTCGGTGCCCAAACGCCGTTTTTCTATATTTTCCGAGAACGGGAATTAATTTATGACCTCTGGGAAGCCGCCACTGGATACCGGATGGTAAATAATAACTATTTTCGGATTGGGGGCGTGGCTGCTGATTTACCTTATGGTTGGGTGGAGAAATGTCGGGATTTCTGCGATTATTTTGGCCCCAAAATTGATGAATATGAACGCTTAATTACCAATAACCCGATTTTCCGACGCCGGATTGAAGGTTTAGGAACAATTACCCGTGAACAGGCGATTAACTGGGGATTATCCGGCCCGATGTTACGCGCTTCTGGGGTGAAGTGGGATTTACGCAAAGTTGACCACTATGAATGTTATGACGAGTTAGACTGGGATGTTCAATGGGATACGGGGGGAGACTGTTTCGCTCGTTATATTGTTCGGATTCGGGAAATGCGGGAATCAGTAAAAATCCTGTATCAAGCCTTAGATGCTCTACCCGGTGGCCCCTACGAAAATTTAGAAGCCAAACGGATGATGGAGGGGCCAAAATCTGACTGGAATAGTTTTGATTATCAATTTATTGGTAAGAAAATTGCCCCAACATTCAAAATTCCCAAAGGGGAACATTATGTACGAATTGAAAGTGGGAAAGGGGAACTCGGCATTTATATCATTGGTGATGATAATGTGTTTCCCTGGCGATTCAAAATTCGGGCGGCGGATTTCTGTAATTTACCGATTCTCTCGGAATTAGTTCGAGGAGAAAAGATTGCTGACCTCGTGGCAATTCTCGGTAGTATCGATATTATTATGGGTTCCGTTGACCGTTAG
- a CDS encoding type II toxin-antitoxin system HicB family antitoxin — MKAELTAIIETAKEGGYWAICPEIPGANGQGETIEEAKESLKMAIQLILEDRLADIRTGATRRRY; from the coding sequence ATGAAAGCAGAGTTAACGGCTATCATTGAAACAGCAAAGGAAGGAGGATACTGGGCTATTTGTCCAGAAATACCTGGAGCCAATGGTCAGGGGGAAACTATAGAGGAAGCCAAAGAAAGCTTAAAAATGGCTATTCAACTGATTCTTGAAGATCGTTTGGCAGATATTCGCACCGGGGCTACCAGAAGACGCTATTGA
- a CDS encoding response regulator, whose translation MYKILIIEKDFFLLEILSEWIISVGFFPLKANTLHQGFELLHRDNPDLILCNYKLPDGNGLEFLQKIKLDVKTRNIPFVLIAGAELKPFKDWQVDYLPNSVLYKPFWPQMLLETLHLYLPNSSDINLLCI comes from the coding sequence ATGTACAAGATATTAATCATTGAAAAAGATTTTTTTCTCTTAGAAATTTTATCAGAGTGGATAATTTCAGTCGGTTTTTTTCCTCTGAAAGCAAATACATTGCACCAAGGATTTGAACTTCTACACAGGGACAATCCTGATCTGATTTTATGTAATTACAAACTTCCTGATGGCAATGGATTAGAATTTCTGCAAAAAATTAAACTCGATGTGAAAACTAGAAATATTCCGTTTGTTTTAATTGCGGGAGCCGAATTAAAACCCTTTAAAGATTGGCAGGTTGATTACTTACCGAATTCGGTTTTATACAAACCCTTTTGGCCGCAAATGTTGTTAGAAACCCTGCATCTTTATTTACCGAATTCATCAGATATTAACCTCCTCTGTATTTAA
- a CDS encoding carbohydrate ABC transporter permease: MIKAITREKILVGFSWGLLLLGAGVVLLPLFVVLLTSFSTPNTVGDTQFTLANYQEAWHRGRFLLAFANSTLVALGVTAFQVITSALAGYALARLQFPGRQTLLLIVIATLVIPFQLLVIPIFLVLKWGHLLNTYWALILPTAVNGFGIFLLRQYFLTIPVELEESAALDGANRWQILWQIMLPLAQPALITLFLFTFIGEWNDLFKPLIFTTKPQLKTVQLVLAEFQEQYTNSWPLLMAAVVISSIPVIVLFLLGQKQFIRGIATTGIKN, translated from the coding sequence ATGATCAAAGCGATTACACGCGAAAAAATATTAGTGGGATTCAGTTGGGGTCTACTTTTACTTGGGGCTGGGGTTGTATTATTACCGTTATTCGTGGTCTTGCTGACTTCCTTCTCCACCCCCAACACCGTTGGAGATACCCAATTTACCCTGGCTAACTATCAAGAAGCTTGGCATCGAGGTCGCTTTCTCCTGGCGTTTGCGAATTCGACCTTAGTGGCTTTAGGCGTCACCGCATTTCAAGTTATCACCTCCGCCTTAGCGGGATATGCCTTAGCACGGTTACAGTTTCCCGGACGACAGACTCTATTATTGATTGTAATCGCCACCCTGGTAATTCCGTTTCAATTATTGGTGATTCCAATTTTTTTAGTTTTGAAGTGGGGACACCTGCTTAATACTTATTGGGCTTTAATTTTACCAACGGCTGTCAATGGTTTTGGAATATTTCTTCTGCGTCAATATTTCTTGACAATTCCAGTGGAATTAGAAGAATCCGCCGCCTTAGATGGAGCCAACCGATGGCAGATTTTATGGCAAATTATGTTACCTCTAGCTCAACCTGCCCTAATCACGTTATTTTTATTTACCTTTATTGGGGAATGGAATGATTTATTTAAACCCCTGATTTTTACAACCAAACCCCAATTAAAAACCGTGCAGTTAGTCTTAGCTGAATTTCAAGAACAATATACCAATAGTTGGCCATTATTAATGGCGGCTGTTGTAATTTCTTCAATTCCGGTGATTGTATTATTTTTGCTAGGACAGAAACAATTTATTCGCGGAATAGCCACAACCGGAATTAAAAATTAA